One part of the Anaeromyxobacter sp. Fw109-5 genome encodes these proteins:
- the cmk gene encoding (d)CMP kinase, with protein sequence MTAGRPFIVAIDGPAGAGKSTVSRRVASRLGFAMVDTGAIYRTVALAATRRGIALDDDAALAVLLPELEIRFSPSPGGGQRVLLGEDDVSVEIRTPPISLGASKVSARPVVRAGLLDLQRRLACAPENRGAVLEGRDIGTVVFPDADAKFFLTASAEERARRRHAELGARGDASTYDEVLADQLRRDKDDSERAIAPLRPAADAQLVDTSGLPLDAVVDALVRELEARLSGDGRSEA encoded by the coding sequence GTGACCGCCGGGCGGCCGTTCATCGTCGCGATCGACGGCCCCGCCGGCGCCGGCAAGTCCACCGTCTCGCGCAGGGTCGCCTCGCGCCTCGGCTTCGCCATGGTGGACACGGGCGCGATCTACCGTACCGTCGCGCTCGCTGCGACGCGGCGCGGGATCGCGCTCGACGACGACGCGGCGCTCGCCGTGCTCCTGCCCGAGCTGGAGATCCGCTTCTCGCCCTCGCCCGGCGGCGGCCAGCGCGTGCTCCTCGGCGAGGACGACGTCTCGGTCGAGATCCGCACGCCCCCCATCTCCCTCGGGGCGAGCAAGGTGTCGGCGAGGCCGGTCGTGCGCGCCGGGCTGCTCGACCTGCAGCGCCGGCTCGCCTGCGCGCCCGAGAACCGTGGCGCGGTGCTGGAGGGTCGCGACATCGGCACCGTGGTGTTCCCGGACGCGGACGCCAAGTTCTTCCTCACCGCCTCCGCGGAGGAGCGCGCCCGGCGCCGGCACGCCGAGCTCGGCGCGCGCGGGGACGCCTCGACGTACGACGAGGTGCTCGCCGATCAGCTGAGGCGCGACAAGGACGACTCGGAGCGGGCCATCGCTCCGCTGCGGCCGGCCGCGGACGCCCAGCTCGTCGACACGAGCGGCCTGCCGCTCGACGCGGTGGTGGACGCGCTGGTGCGCGAGCTCGAGGCGCGGCTCTCGGGCGACGGACGGAGCGAGGCGTGA
- the hisC gene encoding histidinol-phosphate transaminase, giving the protein MPLVPPHVASLTPYVPGKPIEEVEREYGVSNVAKLASNENALGPSPLALAAAREACAKVHLYPDGSAYLLRNAIAAKLGVPPEEVMVGNGSNELIELLVRTFVLDGEEVLTSAQSFVAYKLAAHEHGRTLVEAPMKGRFHYDLDALRKLLSRRTKLVFLANPDNPTGTWFTEAELTPFLDAVPKDTLVVLDEAYVEYVDAPGFQDGLALRRKYPNVVVLRTFSKIYGLAGMRLGYGLARPEVVEYVDRVRPPFNTNLVAQAAGAAALGDSAHVAKSRALVLEERPFLAKGLAALGAIVVPSQGNFVLADFPGRTGKDLFEALLREGVIARPVAGYGFPSALRITVGLRRENERCLAALGRILGA; this is encoded by the coding sequence ATGCCTCTCGTCCCGCCCCACGTCGCCTCGCTGACTCCGTACGTCCCCGGCAAGCCCATCGAGGAGGTGGAGCGGGAGTACGGCGTCTCGAACGTCGCGAAGCTCGCCTCGAACGAGAACGCGCTCGGTCCCTCGCCCCTCGCGCTGGCCGCGGCGCGAGAGGCCTGCGCCAAGGTCCACCTCTACCCCGACGGCTCGGCCTACCTCCTCCGGAACGCGATCGCCGCGAAGCTCGGCGTCCCGCCCGAGGAGGTGATGGTCGGGAACGGCTCGAACGAGCTCATCGAGCTGCTCGTCCGGACGTTCGTGCTCGACGGCGAGGAGGTCCTGACGAGCGCGCAGAGCTTCGTCGCCTACAAGCTCGCCGCGCACGAGCACGGCCGCACGCTCGTCGAGGCGCCGATGAAGGGGCGCTTCCACTACGACCTCGACGCGCTCCGCAAGCTGCTCTCGCGCCGCACCAAGCTCGTGTTCCTCGCGAACCCGGACAACCCGACGGGCACCTGGTTCACCGAGGCGGAGCTCACCCCATTCCTCGACGCGGTGCCGAAGGACACGCTCGTCGTGCTCGACGAGGCCTACGTCGAGTACGTGGACGCGCCGGGGTTCCAGGACGGGCTCGCGCTGCGCCGGAAGTACCCGAACGTCGTGGTGCTCCGGACCTTCTCCAAGATCTACGGCCTCGCCGGCATGCGCCTCGGCTACGGGCTGGCGCGGCCGGAGGTGGTGGAGTACGTCGACCGGGTGCGCCCGCCCTTCAACACGAACCTCGTCGCCCAGGCGGCCGGCGCCGCCGCGCTCGGGGACTCCGCCCACGTCGCGAAGAGCCGCGCGCTCGTCCTCGAGGAGCGGCCGTTCCTCGCGAAGGGGCTCGCCGCGCTCGGCGCGATCGTCGTCCCGTCACAGGGGAACTTCGTCCTGGCCGACTTCCCCGGCCGGACCGGGAAGGATCTCTTCGAGGCGCTGCTGCGCGAGGGCGTCATCGCCCGTCCCGTGGCGGGCTACGGGTTCCCGAGCGCGCTCAGGATCACCGTGGGGCTCCGGCGTGAGAACGAGCGGTGCCTCGCGGCGCTCGGGAGGATCCTCGGCGCGTGA
- a CDS encoding acetyl-CoA carboxylase carboxyltransferase subunit alpha, with translation MTKPAHALDFERPLIALESKIAELKELSGGARVDFSDEIQKLEKKAKRLQAEIFSDLSPWQTVQLARHPNRPYTLDYVGRLFTDFFELEGDRRFAADRAIVAGFARFDDEPVLVMGHQKGRGTKENMLRNFGMPRPEGYRKARRLFDLAERFQRPVIIFIDTPGAYPGIGAEERGQAEAIATNLEVMSSLGVPSISVVIGEGASGGALGLGVTSRILMLQYAWYNVISPESCSSILYRDPAQGKKSAEALKLTAKDLAGFGITDEIIPEPEGGAHRDHGLAAENVRAAIRRHLAELKKLSPEQLVVDRYRKFRAMGVFTSEE, from the coding sequence GTGACGAAGCCAGCCCATGCCCTCGACTTCGAGCGCCCCCTCATCGCGCTCGAGTCCAAGATCGCCGAGCTGAAGGAGCTGTCCGGCGGCGCCCGCGTCGACTTCAGCGACGAGATCCAGAAGCTCGAGAAGAAGGCGAAGCGGCTCCAGGCCGAGATCTTCAGCGACCTCTCTCCCTGGCAGACCGTCCAGCTCGCGCGCCATCCGAACCGGCCCTACACGCTCGACTACGTCGGCAGGCTGTTCACCGACTTCTTCGAGCTCGAGGGGGACCGGCGCTTCGCGGCGGATCGCGCCATCGTGGCCGGGTTCGCTCGCTTCGACGACGAGCCCGTGCTCGTCATGGGCCACCAGAAGGGCCGCGGCACGAAGGAAAACATGCTGCGGAACTTCGGGATGCCGCGCCCCGAGGGCTACCGCAAGGCGCGCCGGCTCTTCGATCTCGCCGAGCGCTTCCAGCGCCCCGTCATCATCTTCATCGACACGCCCGGCGCGTACCCAGGCATCGGCGCGGAGGAGCGCGGCCAGGCCGAGGCGATCGCGACGAACCTCGAGGTCATGTCCTCGCTGGGCGTGCCGTCGATCTCGGTGGTCATCGGGGAGGGGGCGTCGGGCGGCGCGCTCGGCCTCGGCGTGACCAGCCGGATCCTGATGCTCCAGTACGCCTGGTACAACGTCATCTCGCCCGAGAGCTGCAGCTCGATCCTCTACCGCGATCCGGCCCAGGGGAAGAAGTCCGCGGAGGCGCTGAAGCTCACGGCCAAGGACCTCGCCGGCTTCGGCATCACCGACGAGATCATCCCCGAGCCCGAGGGCGGCGCGCACCGGGACCACGGCCTCGCGGCGGAGAACGTCCGGGCCGCGATCCGCCGTCACCTGGCCGAGCTGAAGAAGCTCTCTCCCGAGCAGCTCGTCGTCGACCGGTACAGGAAGTTCCGGGCGATGGGCGTGTTCACGTCCGAGGAGTAG
- the miaA gene encoding tRNA (adenosine(37)-N6)-dimethylallyltransferase MiaA, producing MNRLLVIAGPTASGKTALAVALARRLGGEIVNADSQQVYRGLDVGTAKPTAAERAAVPHHLLDVAEAGEGMDAARFAALADAAIADVAARGRLPIVAGGTGLYLRALLHGVVAAPGRDAALRARLEEEAARLGRPALHARLAALDPDAAARIRPNDLVRIVRALEIAAGGTRPSELYARHAFREDRYAARLLALDPPRASLHARIDARVAEMFAGGLLEEARALAARFGDALPPKLPIGYAEAIGCVRGELQLAEAVRRVQVAHRRYARRQVIWLRRERGVEWIAPPFDADDLARRVENG from the coding sequence GTGAACCGCCTCCTCGTCATCGCCGGGCCGACCGCGTCCGGCAAGACCGCGCTCGCCGTGGCGCTCGCGCGGCGCCTCGGCGGCGAGATCGTCAACGCCGACTCGCAGCAGGTCTACCGCGGGCTCGACGTGGGCACCGCCAAGCCGACCGCGGCCGAGCGCGCCGCCGTCCCTCACCACCTGCTCGACGTGGCGGAGGCGGGGGAGGGTATGGACGCGGCGCGCTTCGCCGCCCTCGCGGACGCCGCCATCGCCGACGTCGCCGCGCGCGGCCGGCTGCCGATCGTGGCTGGCGGCACCGGGCTCTACCTGCGCGCGCTCCTCCACGGCGTCGTGGCCGCGCCCGGCCGCGACGCCGCGCTGCGCGCGCGGCTCGAGGAGGAGGCGGCGCGGCTGGGGAGGCCCGCGCTGCACGCGCGGCTCGCGGCGCTCGACCCGGACGCCGCCGCGAGGATCCGCCCCAACGACCTCGTCCGGATCGTCCGCGCGCTGGAGATCGCCGCCGGCGGGACCCGGCCGTCCGAGCTGTACGCCCGGCACGCCTTCCGGGAGGATCGCTACGCGGCGCGGCTGCTCGCCCTCGATCCGCCGCGCGCCTCCCTCCACGCGCGCATCGACGCCCGCGTCGCCGAGATGTTCGCGGGCGGGCTCCTCGAGGAGGCGCGCGCGCTCGCCGCCCGCTTCGGCGACGCCCTCCCGCCGAAGCTGCCCATCGGCTACGCGGAGGCGATCGGCTGCGTGCGCGGCGAGCTCCAGCTGGCGGAGGCCGTCCGCCGCGTGCAGGTGGCGCACCGCCGGTACGCGCGGCGGCAGGTCATCTGGCTGCGGCGCGAGCGCGGCGTCGAGTGGATCGCGCCGCCCTTCGACGCGGACGACTTGGCGCGCCGCGTCGAAAACGGCTGA
- the hisS gene encoding histidine--tRNA ligase has translation MATKINGVKGMNDLLPGQASRWQEMEAVAREVFALYGYREVRTPVVEPAQLFARGVGEATDIVKKEMYVFEDKGEELLALRPEGTAGTVRAFIEHGAFVEGPQKWFYVGPMFRRERPQKGRYRQFHQIGCEAFGIAEPYLDAEQIALLDDYLARLGVRAELKLNSVGDRACRPAYLQDLRDFLASRKGELCADCNERMERNPLRVLDCKVESCQPVLAQAPRLLERLCPECASHFDAVKGGLDALGVRYTVDTRLVRGLDYYVRTAYEFTSDALGSQSAVAGGGRYDGLVETLGGPPTPGIGFALGQERLAMILEKAGRAAPERRPVVFFVSADAEGAREALRRAAELRRAGIACELDARGGKLKAQFKQAERVGARYALVLGGNEVQTGQAKLKDLQTREETPIALADLVARVR, from the coding sequence ATGGCGACGAAGATCAACGGCGTCAAGGGAATGAACGACCTGCTGCCCGGCCAGGCGTCTCGCTGGCAGGAGATGGAGGCGGTCGCGCGCGAGGTGTTCGCGCTGTACGGTTACCGAGAGGTGCGGACGCCGGTCGTGGAGCCCGCGCAGCTCTTCGCGCGCGGGGTCGGCGAGGCGACCGACATCGTGAAGAAGGAGATGTACGTCTTCGAGGACAAGGGCGAGGAGCTGCTCGCCCTGCGCCCCGAGGGCACCGCCGGCACGGTGCGCGCCTTCATCGAGCACGGCGCGTTCGTGGAGGGCCCGCAGAAGTGGTTCTACGTGGGCCCGATGTTCCGGCGCGAGCGGCCGCAGAAGGGCCGTTACCGCCAATTCCACCAGATCGGCTGCGAGGCGTTCGGGATCGCCGAGCCGTACCTCGACGCCGAGCAGATCGCGCTCCTCGACGACTACCTCGCGCGCCTCGGGGTGCGCGCCGAGCTGAAGCTCAACTCGGTCGGCGATCGCGCTTGCCGCCCGGCCTACCTCCAGGACCTCCGCGACTTCCTCGCCTCGCGCAAGGGCGAGCTCTGCGCCGACTGCAACGAGCGGATGGAGCGGAACCCGCTGCGCGTGCTCGACTGCAAGGTGGAGAGCTGCCAGCCCGTGCTCGCGCAGGCGCCGCGGCTCCTCGAGCGGCTCTGCCCCGAGTGCGCCTCGCACTTCGACGCCGTTAAGGGCGGGCTCGACGCGCTCGGCGTCCGCTACACCGTGGACACCCGGCTCGTGCGCGGCCTCGACTACTACGTCCGCACCGCCTACGAGTTCACCTCCGACGCGCTCGGCTCGCAGTCCGCGGTGGCCGGAGGCGGGCGCTACGACGGGCTCGTCGAGACCCTGGGCGGGCCGCCCACCCCGGGGATCGGCTTCGCGCTCGGCCAGGAGCGGCTCGCGATGATCCTCGAGAAGGCGGGCCGCGCCGCGCCCGAGCGCCGGCCGGTCGTCTTCTTCGTCAGCGCCGACGCCGAGGGTGCGCGCGAGGCGCTCCGGCGCGCGGCGGAGCTTCGCCGGGCGGGGATCGCCTGCGAGCTCGACGCCCGCGGCGGCAAGCTGAAGGCGCAGTTCAAGCAGGCGGAGCGCGTCGGCGCGCGCTACGCGCTCGTCCTGGGCGGCAACGAGGTCCAGACCGGCCAGGCGAAGCTGAAGGACCTGCAGACCCGCGAGGAGACGCCGATCGCGCTCGCGGACCTCGTCGCGCGGGTGAGGTGA
- the asd gene encoding archaetidylserine decarboxylase (Phosphatidylserine decarboxylase is synthesized as a single chain precursor. Generation of the pyruvoyl active site from a Ser is coupled to cleavage of a Gly-Ser bond between the larger (beta) and smaller (alpha chains). It is an integral membrane protein.): MNDQLFISALKLLPKNAVSRLAGALTRWNAPAPVRLGVMKAFAARYGIDLSECPDLEVYRTFGEFFARPLRPGLRPIAPGEAVIVSPVDGAVSETGVALDGRLVQAKGLDYPTSALVADEALAARLRGGAYATIYLSPRDYHRIHFPLGGKITGWRYVPGQLWPVNPASVRTVPGLFTVNERLVTVLETPLGACAVVAVGATVVGRVRAFYDPTVPVTNLPAATAAARDYESPLPIEKGGELGAFEMGSTVILLFEPGRVRLDARLVPGARLRVGEPIGGPA, from the coding sequence ATGAACGATCAGCTCTTCATCTCGGCCCTGAAGCTCCTGCCGAAGAACGCCGTCTCCCGCCTCGCCGGCGCGCTCACGCGCTGGAACGCGCCCGCCCCGGTCCGCCTCGGGGTCATGAAGGCCTTCGCCGCGCGCTACGGCATCGACCTCTCGGAGTGCCCGGACCTCGAGGTCTACCGCACCTTCGGCGAGTTCTTCGCCCGGCCGCTCCGGCCCGGGCTCCGGCCCATCGCGCCCGGCGAGGCCGTGATCGTGTCGCCGGTGGACGGCGCCGTCTCGGAGACCGGGGTCGCGCTGGACGGGCGGCTCGTCCAGGCGAAGGGCCTCGACTACCCGACGAGCGCGCTCGTCGCCGACGAGGCGCTCGCCGCCCGGCTGCGCGGCGGCGCTTACGCGACGATCTACCTGTCGCCCCGCGACTACCACCGCATCCACTTCCCGCTCGGCGGGAAGATCACAGGCTGGCGCTACGTCCCGGGCCAGCTCTGGCCGGTGAACCCGGCCTCGGTCCGCACCGTGCCGGGCCTGTTCACCGTGAACGAGCGGCTCGTCACCGTCCTGGAGACCCCGCTCGGCGCGTGCGCGGTGGTCGCCGTCGGCGCGACGGTGGTGGGCCGGGTGCGGGCCTTCTACGACCCGACGGTCCCGGTGACGAACCTGCCCGCGGCCACGGCGGCCGCGCGCGACTACGAGTCGCCGCTGCCGATCGAGAAGGGCGGCGAGCTGGGCGCGTTCGAGATGGGCTCGACCGTCATCCTGCTGTTCGAGCCGGGGCGCGTGCGCCTCGACGCCCGGCTCGTCCCCGGCGCGCGGCTGCGCGTCGGGGAGCCGATCGGTGGGCCGGCGTGA
- the hutU gene encoding urocanate hydratase, whose amino-acid sequence MEEIRAPRGTGRSCKGWVQEAALRMLMNNLDPEVAERPEDLVVYGGTGKAARDWESYRRIVAALRALGDDETLLVQSGKPVGVLGTHPDAPRVLIANSNLVPRFATWEHFWDLERRGLIMFGQMTAGSWIYIGTQGILQGTYETFAQAGRTHFGTDDLAGRLVLSGGLGGMGGAQPLAATMLGAAFLGVDVDPARIEKRLQGGYLDERSDELDDALRRLEEARRARRPLSIGLVGNAATVYAELARRGLAPDLVTDQTSAHDPLNGYVPADVPLVDAPTLRRRDPEGYVRRAKQSMARQVEAMLAMRAAGSHVFDYGNNLRAGAREAGVADAFAYPGFVPAYIRPMFCEGKGPFRWVALSGDPADIARTDAAVAALFPEDAGLRRWLDLAARKVRFQGLPARICWLGYGERDRAGVAFNELVRRGEVKAPIVIGRDHLDCGSVASPNRETEAMKDGSDAIADWPILNALVNAVNGASWVSFHHGGGVGMGWSLHAGQVVVADGTEAAGRRVERVLRSDPAMGVLRHADAGYEEAREVARVRGIRIP is encoded by the coding sequence ATGGAGGAGATCCGCGCGCCGCGGGGCACGGGACGCTCGTGCAAGGGCTGGGTGCAGGAGGCCGCCCTGCGCATGCTCATGAACAACCTCGACCCCGAGGTGGCCGAGCGGCCCGAGGACCTGGTCGTCTACGGCGGCACCGGCAAGGCCGCGCGCGACTGGGAGAGCTACCGGCGGATCGTCGCCGCGCTCAGGGCCCTCGGCGACGACGAGACCCTGCTCGTGCAGAGCGGGAAGCCCGTCGGCGTCCTCGGCACCCACCCCGACGCGCCGCGCGTGCTCATCGCCAACTCGAACCTGGTGCCGCGCTTCGCCACCTGGGAGCACTTCTGGGACCTCGAGCGGCGCGGGCTCATCATGTTCGGCCAGATGACCGCGGGGTCCTGGATCTACATCGGGACGCAGGGGATCCTGCAGGGCACCTACGAGACGTTCGCGCAGGCGGGGCGGACGCACTTCGGGACCGACGACCTCGCCGGCCGGCTCGTCCTCTCCGGCGGCCTCGGCGGGATGGGCGGCGCCCAGCCGCTCGCGGCGACCATGCTGGGCGCGGCGTTCCTGGGCGTCGACGTCGACCCCGCCCGCATCGAGAAGCGGCTCCAGGGCGGCTATCTCGACGAGCGCTCGGACGAGCTCGACGACGCGCTCCGCCGGCTCGAGGAGGCGCGCCGTGCCCGACGCCCGCTCTCGATCGGGCTCGTCGGCAACGCCGCCACGGTCTACGCGGAGCTGGCGCGCCGCGGGCTCGCGCCGGACCTCGTCACGGATCAGACCTCCGCCCATGATCCGCTGAACGGCTACGTGCCCGCCGACGTGCCGCTCGTGGACGCGCCCACGCTGCGCCGGCGCGATCCGGAGGGCTACGTCCGGCGCGCGAAGCAGTCCATGGCGCGGCAGGTGGAGGCGATGCTCGCCATGCGCGCCGCCGGGAGCCACGTCTTCGACTACGGCAACAACCTGCGCGCCGGCGCCCGCGAGGCCGGGGTCGCCGACGCCTTCGCCTACCCCGGCTTCGTCCCGGCCTACATCCGGCCGATGTTCTGCGAGGGGAAGGGCCCGTTCCGCTGGGTGGCGCTGTCCGGCGATCCCGCGGACATCGCCCGGACCGACGCGGCGGTCGCGGCGCTGTTCCCCGAGGACGCCGGGCTGCGCCGCTGGCTCGACCTCGCGGCCCGAAAGGTGAGGTTCCAGGGGCTGCCGGCGCGCATCTGCTGGCTCGGGTACGGGGAGCGGGATCGCGCGGGGGTCGCCTTCAACGAGCTCGTCCGGCGCGGCGAGGTGAAGGCGCCCATCGTCATCGGCCGGGACCACCTCGACTGCGGCTCCGTCGCCTCGCCGAACCGCGAGACGGAGGCGATGAAGGACGGCTCGGACGCGATCGCCGACTGGCCCATCCTGAACGCGCTCGTGAACGCGGTGAACGGCGCGTCGTGGGTCAGCTTCCACCACGGCGGCGGGGTCGGCATGGGCTGGTCCCTGCACGCCGGCCAGGTGGTGGTCGCGGACGGCACGGAGGCGGCGGGACGCCGGGTCGAGCGGGTGCTGCGGAGCGACCCGGCGATGGGCGTGCTCCGGCACGCCGATGCGGGATATGAGGAGGCGCGGGAGGTGGCGAGGGTGCGCGGAATAAGGATTCCCTGA
- the hutI gene encoding imidazolonepropionase encodes MPARKPLRPTATLVLRNAVVATCDAGTSDPGLIPSAAVAVDDRRIAYAGPERGLEEVVDAADAQVIDAGGGLVTPGLVDAHTHLVFAGERAGEFALRCAGKSYLSVALSGGGIAVTTRATRAASDATLLEAAIARARRLLAQGVTTIEVKSGYGLSTADELRLLRVIHDLAHALWAEVTIVPTLLAHAVPPERGGDRDAFVRELCEVLIPQAARERLADHVDAFAEEGAFTIDEARRILAAGERHGLVPHLHADQLTASGGAQLAAALSCASADHLEEIDDEGIAALARADVVAGLLPLSTLFLGSNRYAPARKLLSAGARIALATNLNPGSAMSENVGLALSLACLKLRLSPAEALVAFTAGGARALRRADAGRLRPGADADLVLWGCSSPEHLAWHMAVNHALVVVKRGRVVHTAAPGAAVDCR; translated from the coding sequence GTGCCCGCCCGCAAGCCACTCCGCCCCACGGCCACCCTCGTGCTCCGCAACGCGGTGGTGGCGACCTGCGACGCGGGGACCTCCGATCCCGGGCTCATCCCGTCGGCCGCCGTCGCGGTGGACGACCGCCGCATCGCCTACGCCGGGCCGGAGCGCGGGCTCGAGGAGGTGGTGGACGCCGCGGATGCCCAAGTGATCGACGCCGGCGGCGGGCTCGTGACGCCGGGGCTGGTGGACGCGCACACGCACCTCGTGTTCGCTGGCGAGCGGGCGGGCGAGTTCGCGCTGCGCTGCGCGGGCAAGAGCTACCTGTCGGTCGCGCTCTCCGGGGGTGGCATCGCGGTCACCACGCGCGCGACGCGCGCCGCGTCCGACGCGACGCTCCTCGAGGCGGCGATCGCCCGGGCGCGGCGGCTGCTCGCGCAGGGCGTCACGACCATCGAGGTGAAGAGCGGCTATGGCCTCTCGACCGCCGACGAGCTGCGCCTGCTGCGCGTCATCCACGACCTGGCGCACGCGCTCTGGGCGGAGGTGACGATCGTCCCCACCCTCCTCGCCCACGCCGTCCCGCCCGAGCGCGGCGGCGACCGCGACGCGTTCGTGCGCGAGCTGTGCGAGGTGCTCATCCCGCAGGCGGCGCGCGAGCGGCTCGCCGATCACGTGGACGCGTTCGCCGAGGAGGGCGCGTTCACGATCGACGAGGCGCGCCGGATCCTGGCCGCGGGGGAGCGCCACGGCCTCGTGCCGCACCTGCACGCGGACCAGCTCACCGCCTCCGGCGGGGCGCAGCTCGCCGCCGCGCTCTCCTGCGCGAGCGCGGACCACCTCGAGGAGATCGACGACGAGGGGATCGCCGCGCTCGCCCGCGCGGACGTGGTGGCCGGGCTCCTCCCCCTCTCCACCCTCTTCCTCGGCTCGAACCGCTACGCCCCCGCGCGCAAGCTGCTCTCCGCGGGCGCCCGCATCGCGCTCGCCACGAACCTGAACCCCGGCAGCGCCATGAGCGAGAACGTCGGACTGGCCCTCTCGCTCGCCTGCCTGAAGCTGCGGCTCAGCCCCGCCGAGGCGCTCGTGGCCTTCACCGCGGGGGGAGCCCGGGCGCTCCGGCGCGCCGACGCGGGGCGCCTGCGGCCAGGCGCCGACGCGGACCTCGTGCTCTGGGG